In one Streptomyces marincola genomic region, the following are encoded:
- a CDS encoding ABC transporter ATP-binding protein, with the protein MTATDHDPAAAPGQDAPVLALHGVSRVHASGVAAVHALRGVDLSVHAGELVAVMGPSGSGKSTLLTLAGGLDTATEGRVLVEGRDLGTLGRSELAKVRRTAVGYVFQDYNLIPALTAAENVALPRELDGVASRTAHREALAALVEIGLPEVADRFPDEMSGGQQQRVAIARALVGERRLVLADEPTGALDSETGETVLALLRKRCDEGAAAVLVTHEPRYAAWADRVVFLRDGTIVDQSVSHSAESLLSGGGPR; encoded by the coding sequence GTGACCGCCACCGACCACGACCCCGCCGCCGCGCCGGGCCAGGACGCGCCCGTCCTCGCCCTGCACGGCGTCTCCCGCGTCCACGCCAGCGGGGTGGCCGCCGTGCACGCGCTGCGCGGCGTCGACCTCAGCGTGCACGCGGGCGAACTCGTCGCCGTCATGGGCCCCTCGGGCTCCGGCAAGTCCACGCTGCTCACCCTCGCCGGCGGCCTCGACACCGCGACGGAGGGCCGCGTCCTCGTCGAGGGCCGCGACCTGGGCACGCTCGGCCGCTCCGAGCTGGCCAAGGTGCGCCGCACCGCCGTCGGCTACGTGTTCCAGGACTACAACCTGATACCGGCCCTCACCGCCGCGGAGAACGTCGCGCTCCCCCGCGAGCTCGACGGCGTCGCGAGCCGCACCGCCCACCGCGAGGCCCTGGCCGCGCTCGTCGAGATCGGGCTGCCCGAGGTGGCCGACCGGTTCCCCGACGAGATGTCGGGCGGCCAGCAGCAGCGCGTCGCCATCGCCCGCGCCCTCGTCGGCGAACGGCGCCTGGTGCTGGCCGACGAGCCCACCGGCGCGCTGGACTCCGAGACGGGCGAGACCGTCCTCGCGCTGCTCCGCAAGCGCTGCGACGAGGGCGCCGCGGCCGTTCTCGTCACGCACGAGCCCCGTTACGCCGCCTGGGCCGACCGCGTGGTCTTCCTGCGCGACGGCACGATCGTGGACCAGTCCG
- a CDS encoding TFIIB-type zinc ribbon-containing protein, translated as MMQCPKCGAHMQTFNRSGVQIEQCGGCRGIFLDYGELEHISQLEAKWTPQAAAPPPPPQQAYPPPPAAPGAYPPPGGPAWGAPQHGHHGGHGHHGGHYQHRRKGGLSGLFFSS; from the coding sequence ATGATGCAGTGTCCCAAGTGCGGTGCACATATGCAGACGTTCAACCGGAGCGGGGTGCAGATCGAGCAGTGCGGCGGCTGCCGCGGCATCTTCCTCGACTACGGCGAGCTTGAGCACATCAGCCAGCTGGAGGCCAAGTGGACCCCCCAGGCGGCTGCCCCGCCCCCGCCGCCGCAGCAGGCCTACCCGCCGCCGCCCGCTGCCCCGGGTGCCTACCCGCCGCCCGGCGGACCGGCGTGGGGCGCGCCGCAGCACGGCCACCACGGCGGGCACGGCCACCACGGCGGGCACTACCAGCACCGCAGGAAGGGCGGCCTCTCCGGGCTGTTCTTCTCCTCGTGA
- a CDS encoding TetR/AcrR family transcriptional regulator: protein MTGERSGTGDPTRTLELLWRGGPHGTGDRPARGRKPRITVDGIVAAAVAVADRDGIAAMSMPRVAESLGVGTMSLYTHVPGKAELIDLMVDAVLAERDLPRAGRPGGADWRSRVELYAERTLALHRRHPWLRQVSLVRPPLGPGLLAQEEFLIAALSGSGLPAAEIAPAAGAVAAAVDSAAGAEVEYAHAERAEGQSDDAWWAARASFWEHHFDPEGHPAIAALWQAGGLDRSAREAARAAGAFGLARLLDGIEARARAAAEPGAGPPR, encoded by the coding sequence ATGACAGGGGAACGCAGCGGGACCGGGGACCCCACGCGCACGCTCGAACTGCTGTGGCGCGGCGGGCCGCACGGGACGGGCGACCGCCCGGCCCGGGGCCGCAAGCCGCGCATCACGGTGGACGGAATCGTCGCCGCCGCCGTCGCGGTCGCCGACCGGGACGGGATCGCGGCCATGTCGATGCCCCGCGTCGCGGAATCCCTCGGCGTCGGCACCATGTCCCTCTACACGCACGTACCGGGCAAGGCCGAGCTGATCGACCTCATGGTGGACGCGGTCCTCGCCGAACGCGACCTGCCGCGGGCCGGGCGGCCGGGCGGGGCCGACTGGCGTTCGCGCGTGGAGCTGTACGCCGAGCGCACGCTCGCCCTGCACCGGCGCCACCCGTGGCTGCGGCAGGTGTCGCTGGTGCGCCCGCCGCTGGGTCCGGGGCTGCTGGCCCAGGAGGAGTTCCTGATCGCGGCCCTGTCGGGCAGCGGGCTGCCCGCCGCCGAGATCGCCCCCGCGGCGGGCGCCGTCGCCGCCGCGGTGGACTCGGCGGCCGGCGCGGAGGTCGAGTACGCGCACGCGGAACGGGCCGAGGGGCAGTCGGACGACGCCTGGTGGGCGGCCCGCGCCTCCTTCTGGGAGCACCACTTCGACCCCGAGGGCCATCCGGCCATCGCCGCGCTGTGGCAGGCCGGAGGGCTCGACCGGAGCGCCAGGGAAGCGGCGCGCGCGGCCGGCGCGTTCGGGCTCGCCCGCCTCCTCGACGGCATCGAGGCGCGCGCCCGCGCGGCGGCGGAACCGGGCGCGGGCCCGCCGCGGTGA
- a CDS encoding PadR family transcriptional regulator — MSIRHGLLALLESGPRYGSQLRTEFESRTGSTWPLNIGQVYTTLGRLERDGLIVPEGGGDAKQQLYAITEAGRRHLDEWFARPVDRSQPARDELAIKLAMAVGTPGVDVRAIIQGQRRHTVKAMQDYTRLKARALAGGPASRDDIAWLLVLEQLIFQAEAESRWLDHCETRLLRLAAEAPRHAPPPPAGNAPEDPAPAETGRTRGGAAS; from the coding sequence ATGTCGATCCGTCACGGGCTTCTCGCCCTCCTGGAGAGCGGGCCGCGCTACGGCTCGCAGCTCCGCACAGAATTCGAGTCGCGCACCGGCTCCACCTGGCCGCTCAACATCGGGCAGGTGTACACCACGCTCGGCCGCCTCGAACGCGACGGCCTGATCGTCCCCGAGGGCGGCGGCGACGCCAAGCAGCAGCTGTACGCCATCACGGAGGCCGGGCGGCGGCACCTCGACGAGTGGTTCGCGCGGCCCGTTGACCGCTCCCAGCCGGCGCGGGACGAGCTGGCCATCAAGCTGGCCATGGCCGTCGGCACCCCCGGCGTGGACGTGCGGGCCATCATCCAGGGGCAGCGCCGCCACACGGTGAAGGCCATGCAGGACTACACCAGGCTCAAGGCGCGCGCGCTCGCCGGCGGCCCCGCGTCCCGGGACGACATCGCCTGGCTCCTCGTCCTCGAACAGCTCATCTTCCAGGCCGAGGCGGAGAGCCGCTGGCTCGACCACTGCGAAACGCGCCTGCTGCGGCTCGCGGCCGAGGCCCCGCGGCACGCCCCGCCGCCGCCCGCGGGGAACGCGCCCGAGGACCCCGCCCCGGCCGAGACCGGCCGCACCCGCGGGGGAGCCGCCTCGTGA
- a CDS encoding NAD(P)H-quinone oxidoreductase — translation MRAITVPEPGGPEALVWAEVDDPVAGPGEVLIDVVAAGVNRADVLQRQGHYDPPPGVSPVPGLECSGRVAALGDGVDGLRVGDEVCALLAGGGYAERVAVPAGQVLPVPGRVGLVNAAALPEVACTVWSTVFMGAGLRPGETLLVHGGASGIGTMAVQLAKAVGARVAVTAGSTEKLARCRELGADVLINYREQDFAEELENEVDVVLDIVGAAYLERNVRVLAPGGRLVIIGFQGGVRAEFDLRRLLAKRASVAAASLRARPVAEKAAIVAQVRDHVWPLLADARVVPVIDRRLPLADAAEAHRAMEASDHVGKILLTA, via the coding sequence ATGCGTGCGATCACTGTTCCGGAACCGGGTGGTCCCGAGGCGCTGGTGTGGGCCGAGGTCGACGACCCGGTGGCCGGACCCGGAGAAGTGCTCATCGACGTCGTGGCGGCCGGGGTCAACCGGGCCGACGTCCTCCAGCGGCAGGGCCACTACGACCCGCCGCCCGGCGTCTCGCCCGTCCCCGGCCTCGAATGCTCGGGGCGCGTCGCCGCGCTCGGCGACGGGGTGGACGGCCTGCGGGTGGGGGACGAGGTGTGCGCGCTGCTCGCGGGGGGCGGGTACGCCGAGCGGGTCGCCGTTCCCGCGGGGCAGGTGCTGCCGGTGCCTGGCCGCGTCGGCCTCGTGAACGCGGCGGCGCTGCCCGAGGTGGCGTGCACGGTGTGGTCGACGGTGTTCATGGGGGCGGGCCTGCGGCCGGGCGAGACGCTGCTGGTGCACGGGGGCGCCAGCGGCATCGGGACGATGGCGGTGCAGCTGGCGAAGGCGGTGGGCGCGCGGGTGGCGGTGACGGCGGGCAGCACCGAGAAGCTGGCCCGTTGCCGCGAACTGGGCGCCGACGTGCTCATCAACTACCGGGAGCAGGACTTCGCGGAGGAGCTGGAGAACGAGGTCGACGTCGTGCTCGACATCGTCGGCGCCGCGTACCTCGAACGGAACGTGCGGGTCCTCGCCCCGGGCGGGCGGCTGGTGATCATCGGCTTCCAGGGCGGGGTGCGGGCGGAGTTCGACCTGCGGCGCCTGCTGGCGAAACGCGCCTCGGTCGCGGCGGCCTCGCTGCGGGCCAGGCCCGTGGCCGAGAAGGCGGCGATCGTGGCGCAGGTGCGCGACCACGTCTGGCCGCTGCTCGCCGACGCCCGGGTCGTGCCCGTGATCGACCGGCGGCTGCCCCTCGCCGACGCGGCCGAGGCCCACCGGGCGATGGAGGCGAGCGACCACGTGGGGAAGATTCTGCTGACCGCCTGA
- a CDS encoding phosphotransferase family protein, giving the protein MAGALPADYLARLAATAGTGEPVLLADRPDGTVVRIGDVVAKAHAADSDAAALAVRVGAAAHPALAHVLLPPLPPGGLSLLHDGRPASLWPLGTPVDPAAVPWEAAGALLAALHAVPPAAVPGPLPPAGGPARAARALADLTGTPTDPAYAAVREAAARILSAMPAPRPVALCHGDFHLGQLVRRRGAEGAWRLIDVDDLGVGDPAWDLARPAAWFAAGLLPAQDWLRLLNAYQAAAGTEGEDPWPALDAPARVATAQQAARALVRAARRGVRPGEEDEALFDSCLRIAALP; this is encoded by the coding sequence GTGGCCGGCGCCCTTCCCGCGGATTACCTGGCCCGGCTGGCCGCCACCGCGGGGACCGGCGAGCCGGTGCTGCTCGCCGACCGGCCGGACGGCACCGTCGTGCGGATCGGGGACGTGGTCGCCAAGGCCCACGCGGCGGACAGCGACGCGGCGGCCCTCGCCGTCCGCGTCGGGGCCGCCGCGCACCCGGCGCTCGCGCACGTCCTGCTGCCGCCCCTGCCGCCCGGCGGGCTGTCCCTGCTGCACGACGGGCGGCCCGCCTCGTTATGGCCGCTCGGCACGCCCGTCGACCCGGCGGCCGTGCCGTGGGAGGCGGCGGGCGCGCTCCTGGCCGCGCTGCACGCCGTGCCGCCGGCAGCGGTCCCGGGACCGCTGCCGCCCGCGGGCGGACCGGCGCGCGCGGCGCGCGCCCTGGCCGACCTGACCGGAACGCCGACGGACCCGGCCTACGCGGCCGTGCGCGAGGCCGCGGCCCGCATTCTGTCGGCGATGCCCGCACCGCGCCCCGTCGCCCTGTGCCACGGCGACTTCCACCTCGGGCAGCTGGTGCGGCGGCGGGGCGCCGAGGGGGCGTGGCGGCTCATCGACGTGGACGACCTGGGTGTCGGTGATCCCGCGTGGGACCTGGCCAGGCCGGCCGCGTGGTTCGCGGCCGGGCTGCTGCCCGCCCAGGACTGGCTGCGCCTGCTGAACGCCTATCAGGCGGCGGCCGGTACCGAGGGCGAGGACCCGTGGCCGGCCCTCGACGCGCCCGCCCGCGTGGCGACGGCCCAGCAGGCGGCCCGGGCGCTGGTGCGCGCGGCGCGGCGCGGCGTCCGCCCGGGGGAGGAGGACGAGGCGCTGTTCGACTCCTGCCTCAGGATCGCGGCGCTGCCGTAG
- a CDS encoding helix-turn-helix domain-containing protein — protein sequence MNEFSGCEPSDGYAYFGLEVREARLHAKLTQKGLADETHYQPPYISKVENGLMLGSAQFAAACDRVFNTSGFFARMRERINSREHPSWFEPFVRWEALAESILDYSANLVTGILQTEDYAYAIYRRAHPTSSEQWVKRKVEARMRRQEALERANPPLLWVILDESCLRRQIGGITVMREQLSRLLRAAESPQTTLQVLPFSTGAAPAAESFILLRFSEDPPLLYEESWSGGRVIDSSVHVVEASAAYERLRADAMSPDQSRALIKKVMLEEYSG from the coding sequence GTGAACGAGTTCAGCGGCTGCGAACCGAGCGACGGCTACGCCTATTTCGGACTGGAGGTCAGGGAGGCGCGGCTGCACGCCAAGCTGACCCAGAAGGGACTCGCGGACGAAACGCACTACCAGCCGCCGTACATCTCCAAAGTGGAGAACGGACTGATGCTCGGAAGTGCCCAGTTCGCGGCGGCGTGCGATCGCGTGTTCAATACGTCCGGCTTTTTCGCGCGCATGCGCGAACGTATCAACAGTCGCGAACACCCGTCGTGGTTCGAGCCGTTCGTCAGGTGGGAGGCACTGGCGGAGTCGATCCTCGACTACAGCGCGAACCTCGTCACCGGCATCCTCCAGACCGAGGACTACGCCTACGCCATCTACCGCCGTGCGCACCCGACTTCGTCGGAGCAGTGGGTCAAACGGAAGGTGGAGGCCCGGATGCGGCGGCAGGAAGCCCTTGAGCGCGCCAATCCGCCACTCTTGTGGGTGATTCTCGACGAGTCGTGCCTGCGCCGTCAGATCGGCGGAATCACCGTCATGCGCGAGCAGTTGAGCCGCCTGCTCCGCGCGGCGGAATCTCCGCAGACCACCCTTCAGGTGCTGCCGTTCTCCACCGGAGCCGCCCCCGCGGCGGAAAGTTTCATCCTTCTGCGGTTCAGCGAGGATCCTCCGCTGCTCTACGAGGAATCGTGGAGCGGCGGCCGTGTGATTGACTCCTCCGTGCACGTGGTTGAGGCATCAGCGGCTTACGAACGGCTGCGCGCCGACGCCATGTCGCCCGACCAATCGCGGGCGCTCATCAAAAAGGTGATGTTGGAGGAGTACTCCGGATGA
- a CDS encoding DUF397 domain-containing protein — protein sequence MNSRTDLAGVQWVKSSHSSQNGGACLEYARQAAASGFVPVRDSKDTAGPVLVFGTAGWTGFVSAVKAGSGDLAAR from the coding sequence ATGAACAGCAGGACCGACCTGGCAGGAGTCCAGTGGGTCAAGTCGAGCCACAGCAGTCAGAACGGGGGCGCCTGCCTCGAATACGCGCGGCAGGCCGCCGCTTCGGGCTTCGTCCCGGTGCGGGACTCCAAGGACACGGCCGGCCCTGTGCTCGTCTTCGGCACGGCCGGCTGGACCGGCTTCGTGTCCGCGGTCAAGGCCGGGAGCGGTGATCTGGCGGCGCGTTGA